The proteins below are encoded in one region of Fibrella aestuarina BUZ 2:
- a CDS encoding RecQ family ATP-dependent DNA helicase, with the protein MTARQILQTYWGYSTFRPLQEDIVEALLNGLDALVLMPTGGGKSICFQVPALAMPGVCIVVTPLIALMKDQVFQLRRRGIPAAAIHSGMHYREIDTVLDNCIYGNVKFLYVSPERLRTEIMIERAKQMTICLLAVDEAHCIAAWGHDFRPPYLQIAEFRALLPTNSGRNVPTVALTASATPDVQREIVEKLDFRTGFQTFRQSFARANLSYSAMLEEGKEARLLKVLTNVPGSAIVYIRSRRQTQQLAEWLMRQGVSADFYHAGLSTPERSQKQDDWINNKIRVMVATNAFGMGIDKPDVRVVVHLEPPDTLEAYYQEAGRAGRDGQKAYAVLLYTEADCEKVIRQTELQYPPVDLIRRTYQALANYTAVPVGSGEFSAFDFDLAQFTKTFNLPPNDTHYALKQLQLAGYIDLSEAYFRPSRVVLNLDHRALYEFQVMNPRFDPFIKLLMRLYGGELFTDFVPISEGNLSRAFLVSENDVIQLLDQLAEREVLLYEKQKDKPQLTFLTPRHDARTLPFDVQGLDQRRQHALQKAEAAVEYARHPTQCRTRLLQSYFGEQTDAACGICDNCLKAKRRPEASQAVREQLREYITLAREQGVSPRQIAHYFSHTPEQALDETLRLMLAEDELRYNAAGNITLNR; encoded by the coding sequence ATGACCGCACGCCAGATCCTTCAAACCTATTGGGGCTATTCGACCTTCCGCCCGTTGCAGGAAGACATCGTTGAGGCGTTGCTCAACGGGCTGGATGCCCTCGTGTTGATGCCAACCGGCGGTGGCAAGTCGATCTGTTTTCAGGTACCGGCGCTGGCCATGCCCGGCGTGTGCATTGTTGTGACACCGCTCATCGCCCTGATGAAAGATCAGGTCTTCCAGTTACGACGACGTGGTATTCCGGCGGCGGCCATTCATTCGGGTATGCATTACCGCGAGATCGACACGGTGCTCGACAATTGCATTTATGGCAACGTTAAGTTCCTGTACGTATCGCCCGAGCGGCTGCGGACCGAGATCATGATCGAGCGGGCTAAGCAGATGACCATCTGCCTGCTCGCCGTTGATGAGGCACACTGCATTGCCGCCTGGGGTCACGATTTCCGGCCGCCTTACCTTCAGATTGCTGAGTTTCGCGCTCTGCTGCCGACCAATTCGGGCCGCAACGTACCTACGGTAGCGCTGACAGCCTCAGCCACGCCCGACGTGCAGCGGGAGATTGTCGAGAAGCTGGATTTCCGTACAGGCTTCCAGACGTTCCGGCAGAGTTTTGCGCGGGCCAACCTGTCGTACTCGGCGATGCTCGAAGAAGGCAAAGAGGCACGGCTGCTGAAAGTCCTGACCAACGTACCTGGCTCGGCGATTGTGTATATCCGTAGTCGTCGACAAACGCAGCAGTTGGCCGAGTGGCTCATGAGGCAGGGCGTCAGCGCCGATTTCTACCATGCCGGCCTGAGCACGCCCGAGCGATCACAGAAACAGGACGATTGGATTAACAACAAGATTCGGGTGATGGTAGCCACCAACGCCTTCGGCATGGGCATCGACAAGCCCGACGTGCGCGTGGTGGTACACCTGGAGCCGCCCGATACCCTCGAAGCCTATTACCAGGAAGCCGGCCGGGCGGGGCGCGACGGGCAAAAAGCCTACGCGGTCCTGCTCTACACGGAAGCCGACTGCGAGAAGGTAATCCGGCAAACCGAGCTGCAGTATCCACCCGTCGACCTGATCCGACGTACCTATCAGGCACTAGCCAACTACACCGCCGTGCCGGTTGGGAGTGGTGAGTTTTCGGCGTTCGACTTTGATCTGGCTCAGTTTACCAAAACCTTCAACCTACCGCCCAACGATACGCATTACGCACTTAAGCAGCTTCAACTGGCGGGCTATATCGATCTGAGCGAAGCCTACTTTCGCCCGAGCCGGGTCGTGCTGAACCTCGATCATCGGGCGTTGTATGAGTTTCAGGTAATGAACCCGCGTTTCGACCCGTTCATCAAACTCTTGATGCGGCTCTACGGTGGTGAACTCTTCACCGATTTTGTCCCCATTTCAGAAGGCAACCTCTCGCGGGCGTTCCTGGTGTCTGAAAACGACGTGATCCAGCTCCTCGACCAACTGGCCGAGCGGGAGGTATTACTCTACGAAAAACAGAAAGACAAGCCGCAGCTGACGTTCCTGACACCCCGGCATGATGCCCGCACGCTGCCTTTCGACGTGCAGGGCCTCGACCAACGTCGGCAGCATGCGCTGCAAAAAGCCGAAGCCGCCGTCGAGTACGCTCGCCATCCGACCCAATGCCGGACGCGCCTGCTGCAAAGCTATTTTGGTGAACAAACCGACGCGGCCTGCGGAATCTGCGATAATTGCCTCAAAGCCAAACGCCGCCCCGAAGCCAGTCAGGCAGTGCGTGAGCAACTGCGCGAGTACATCACGCTGGCCCGCGAGCAGGGCGTCTCGCCCCGGCAAATTGCCCATTATTTCAGCCACACGCCCGAGCAGGCACTCGACGAGACGCTTCGCCTGATGCTGGCCGAAGACGAACTGCGCTACAATGCCGCCGGCAACATCACGCTGAACCGGTAA
- a CDS encoding complex I subunit 4 family protein, which yields MLTLSLILFPLVAAIATLFTSRDTARLAALVGGLGTLGIAIVAFLQFQTNATFQFGFDYAWFFNAVDGKSGIRFSGAIDGISLLPVVLTALVTPLIILSTFKQTYERTNSFYALILFMQAALMGVFVARDGFLFYFFFEAALIPIYFLAALWGGENRVKVTFKFFVYTIFGSLLMLVALVYLYMATPLVNGVHSSAIADFYQLTLTPSQQGWIFWAFFIAFAIKMPVFPFHTWQPDTYVESPTPATMLLAGIMLKMGVYGLIRLLLPIVPAGVDTWGNTAIILSVIGIVYGAIIAIRQRDMKRLIAYSSFSHVGLMAAGVFSRSEAGLQGALIQMLAHGINVVGLFFIAELILQRTGTRQLDQLGGITRTTPRLTVYFMIILLGSVALPLTNGFVGEFLLLAGVYAYNHYIGLIAGLTIIFGAVYMLRMYQKSMFGQPSARTQSVEDLSGTESYVLAVLCFFVFWMGLYPASFQKLTTPAVTNLLQYIK from the coding sequence ATGCTTACTTTATCACTGATTCTTTTTCCTCTTGTAGCGGCAATAGCCACGCTGTTCACGTCCCGCGATACGGCACGTCTGGCGGCTCTCGTGGGCGGGCTGGGTACGTTAGGGATCGCCATCGTGGCCTTCCTTCAGTTTCAGACCAACGCCACCTTCCAGTTTGGCTTCGACTACGCCTGGTTTTTCAACGCGGTCGATGGGAAGAGCGGCATCCGGTTTAGCGGTGCCATCGACGGCATCAGCCTGCTCCCCGTGGTGCTGACGGCCCTTGTGACACCGCTCATTATCCTGTCGACATTCAAGCAGACCTACGAACGGACCAATTCGTTCTACGCGCTGATTCTATTCATGCAGGCGGCGCTGATGGGTGTGTTCGTGGCGCGCGACGGCTTTCTGTTTTACTTTTTCTTTGAAGCCGCGCTCATTCCGATCTATTTCCTGGCGGCACTTTGGGGCGGCGAAAACCGTGTAAAAGTCACGTTCAAGTTTTTCGTCTACACCATCTTTGGCAGCCTGCTCATGCTGGTGGCACTAGTGTATCTCTACATGGCTACCCCGCTGGTCAACGGTGTTCACTCGTCGGCCATCGCCGATTTTTACCAGCTTACGCTGACCCCTTCGCAGCAAGGCTGGATCTTCTGGGCTTTCTTTATCGCGTTTGCCATTAAAATGCCGGTGTTCCCGTTCCACACCTGGCAACCCGATACCTACGTTGAATCGCCCACGCCCGCCACAATGCTGCTGGCTGGTATCATGCTGAAAATGGGGGTTTACGGCCTCATCCGGCTGTTGCTGCCGATCGTGCCGGCCGGGGTTGATACCTGGGGCAACACCGCCATTATTCTTTCGGTCATCGGGATTGTATACGGCGCCATCATCGCTATTCGGCAGCGCGACATGAAGCGCCTCATCGCCTACTCGTCCTTCTCGCACGTGGGACTGATGGCCGCGGGTGTATTCTCTCGTTCAGAGGCCGGCTTACAGGGCGCCCTGATCCAGATGCTGGCTCACGGCATCAATGTGGTGGGACTGTTCTTCATCGCCGAGTTGATTCTGCAACGCACCGGTACCCGTCAGCTTGATCAACTCGGTGGCATCACGCGCACCACGCCCCGCCTGACGGTCTATTTCATGATTATCCTGCTGGGTAGCGTGGCACTCCCGCTGACCAATGGCTTTGTGGGCGAGTTTCTGCTGCTGGCGGGCGTTTATGCCTACAACCATTACATCGGGCTCATTGCCGGGCTGACCATCATCTTCGGGGCGGTGTATATGCTGCGGATGTACCAGAAAAGTATGTTTGGCCAGCCGTCGGCCCGTACCCAATCGGTCGAAGACCTCAGCGGCACCGAAAGCTATGTGCTGGCGGTCCTTTGCTTCTTCGTGTTCTGGATGGGCCTGTATCCGGCTTCTTTCCAGAAGCTCACTACTCCGGCCGTGACCAACCTATTGCAATACATAAAGTAG
- a CDS encoding M20/M25/M40 family metallo-hydrolase produces the protein MKHYLFIFAWLIALPSFAQSLTTAQLQAITQRYVKASYADLEALLRIPNDAHIAGQMQPNIDWLQRAFEQRGFRVSTLKTPSNPLVLAEKSANPKAGTLPGSSPKTLLLYMHFDGQPVVASQWQQPDPYQPVLKQRAPDGSWTPIDWASLQTDYNRIDGSPDWRIFGRSSSDDKGPIAMLLAALTAMEREKIPQRYNLKVILDSEEEISSPHLAQTVQANKEKLQADVLLVMDGGRHLSNLPTLVYGCRGITTVTLTTYGPRGPQHSGHYGNYAPNPALRMVQLLAGMKDDDGRVTIPGYYDGISIDNKAAQLLASVPDDSAQIAETLGIASTDRVGRNYQEALQYPSLNIRGLQSAYVGNQSGTVIPDRAVAELDLRLVPESDPARLLSLLRQYIESKGYHILDRAPTEAERTQYPKLISMQASGEMLPFRTEIGIPADVWLTRAMVRAFGREPVKIRMTGGSVPIVPFIRTLGIPAIHVPMVNLDNNQHAPNENLRLGNYVEGVTTWLAILTN, from the coding sequence ATGAAACACTATTTATTCATTTTCGCTTGGTTAATTGCCCTACCATCCTTCGCCCAGTCACTCACCACCGCGCAGTTGCAGGCCATCACGCAGCGCTACGTGAAGGCGTCGTATGCGGACCTGGAGGCCCTGCTGCGTATCCCCAACGACGCGCATATTGCCGGACAGATGCAACCCAACATCGACTGGCTCCAACGGGCGTTTGAACAGCGGGGCTTTCGCGTATCGACGCTCAAAACGCCGTCGAACCCGCTAGTGCTGGCTGAAAAGTCGGCCAATCCGAAGGCAGGTACGTTGCCCGGAAGCAGTCCCAAAACCCTGTTGCTCTACATGCACTTCGACGGGCAACCGGTGGTGGCGAGCCAATGGCAACAGCCCGACCCATACCAGCCGGTGCTGAAGCAACGAGCCCCCGATGGTAGCTGGACGCCCATCGACTGGGCCAGCCTCCAAACCGACTACAACCGTATCGACGGATCGCCCGACTGGCGGATTTTTGGGCGCTCTTCGTCGGATGATAAAGGGCCGATTGCCATGCTGCTGGCGGCGCTAACGGCGATGGAACGCGAGAAAATCCCGCAACGCTATAACCTGAAAGTGATTCTGGACAGCGAGGAAGAGATCAGCTCGCCCCATCTGGCCCAGACCGTGCAGGCTAACAAAGAAAAGCTACAGGCCGACGTGTTGCTGGTGATGGATGGCGGGCGGCACCTGTCGAACCTGCCCACGCTGGTCTACGGCTGCCGGGGCATCACGACCGTGACCCTGACGACCTACGGCCCTCGTGGGCCGCAGCATAGCGGACACTATGGCAACTACGCGCCCAATCCGGCGCTACGGATGGTGCAATTGCTGGCGGGCATGAAAGATGACGATGGCCGCGTCACGATTCCGGGTTATTACGATGGCATCAGCATCGACAACAAGGCCGCGCAACTGCTCGCCAGTGTGCCCGATGATTCGGCGCAGATTGCCGAAACCCTGGGGATTGCCAGCACTGATCGGGTTGGGCGCAACTACCAGGAGGCGCTCCAATACCCATCACTGAATATTCGGGGACTTCAAAGTGCGTATGTGGGCAACCAGTCGGGCACGGTGATTCCTGACCGGGCGGTGGCCGAGCTCGACCTGCGGCTGGTGCCCGAATCGGACCCCGCGCGGCTGCTGTCGCTGTTGCGGCAATACATCGAAAGCAAAGGCTATCACATCCTCGACCGCGCCCCAACCGAAGCCGAACGTACCCAGTACCCCAAGCTGATTTCGATGCAGGCCAGTGGCGAGATGTTGCCTTTTCGCACCGAAATCGGCATTCCGGCGGATGTCTGGCTCACTCGGGCGATGGTGCGGGCGTTCGGGCGTGAGCCCGTGAAGATCCGCATGACGGGGGGCTCGGTGCCCATTGTGCCGTTTATTCGCACGCTGGGCATACCCGCTATTCACGTGCCGATGGTTAACCTCGACAATAACCAGCATGCTCCTAACGAGAACCTCCGACTGGGTAATTACGTCGAAGGGGTCACAACCTGGCTGGCTATTCTAACGAATTAA
- a CDS encoding MarR family winged helix-turn-helix transcriptional regulator: MHASSLDKPIGYWIKKADDVLTSHIDAIQQQFGLNRLSWQLLHTICTRPPLSVRILAELVAPFAPAPDVQHVLTTLLNQGLLTWDEHLDSVPVCTPSGLELHDRCFAQQTLIRQQAMEDITNEQYALTVQTLQAIVHNLEQPRETTLNSLE, translated from the coding sequence ATGCACGCATCATCACTCGACAAACCAATAGGTTACTGGATCAAAAAAGCCGACGATGTGCTGACCAGCCATATTGATGCCATTCAGCAACAGTTTGGCCTGAACCGACTGAGTTGGCAGTTACTCCATACGATCTGTACTCGCCCACCCCTCTCGGTCCGAATCCTGGCCGAGTTGGTTGCTCCGTTTGCGCCTGCCCCCGATGTTCAGCACGTGCTCACGACACTGTTGAATCAGGGCCTGCTCACCTGGGATGAACACCTCGATAGCGTACCGGTCTGCACACCATCGGGCCTGGAACTGCACGACCGTTGTTTTGCTCAGCAGACACTCATCCGGCAGCAGGCGATGGAAGACATTACCAACGAACAATATGCCTTGACGGTACAGACGCTCCAGGCGATCGTGCACAACCTGGAACAGCCCCGGGAAACCACGCTTAATTCGTTAGAATAG
- a CDS encoding carboxylesterase family protein has protein sequence MRLFTIRLSICLLAVLISVSARGQLVKPKARYDYMLYLPKEYAANKATYPLLIYLHGGSQRGHDLNQLKGYGPPKEVAGGRAFPFIIAAPQCPDGKYWSTENWFDTLYTELTTRYRIDPRRIYLTGISMGGYGAWQTAVAYPDRFAAIVPLCGGCDDSTQICRIRNVPVWAFHGAADDVIPISETERLARRLKACKGKVTFTRLAGQGHSIEYLYEGKTLYNWLLKHRKRVYPNPAKPVTR, from the coding sequence ATGCGTTTGTTTACCATCCGTTTGTCCATCTGTTTATTGGCCGTACTGATTTCGGTGTCGGCGAGAGGTCAGTTAGTCAAACCGAAGGCGCGATACGACTACATGCTCTATCTGCCTAAGGAATATGCGGCCAACAAAGCAACATACCCACTGCTCATCTACCTGCATGGCGGCTCGCAGCGAGGGCATGACCTCAACCAGTTGAAGGGGTATGGCCCGCCGAAAGAAGTGGCCGGAGGACGGGCGTTTCCGTTTATCATAGCCGCCCCGCAATGCCCCGACGGAAAGTACTGGTCGACCGAAAACTGGTTCGATACGCTCTACACCGAACTGACCACCCGCTACCGAATCGACCCCAGACGCATTTACCTGACGGGCATCAGCATGGGAGGCTATGGCGCCTGGCAAACCGCCGTAGCCTATCCCGACCGGTTCGCGGCTATTGTTCCGCTCTGCGGTGGCTGCGACGATTCAACGCAAATTTGCCGCATCCGCAACGTACCTGTCTGGGCATTTCACGGCGCGGCCGACGATGTTATCCCGATCAGCGAGACCGAGCGACTAGCCAGGCGGCTGAAGGCGTGCAAAGGTAAGGTTACGTTTACTCGGCTGGCCGGTCAAGGGCACAGCATCGAGTATCTGTACGAAGGCAAAACGCTGTACAACTGGCTACTGAAACATCGGAAACGGGTATATCCGAACCCGGCTAAGCCGGTGACTCGCTGA
- a CDS encoding NADH-quinone oxidoreductase subunit N has translation MLPIVVLSVSGIALLFLGFMKSRALLIPATLAFLVLAAVTNFYDWNKTYTYFNGMLVINNLAMIFTGIVLLSAFMVVALSGSLIDDEDAQPAEYYAILLFSLVGAIMMTGFENLIMLFVGIEILSVAMYILTGSDKRNLRSNEAALKYFLMGAFATGILLFGMALLYGATGTFTITGIGATASTILKNQSSPLLLYTGMFMLLIGMLFKVSAAPFHFWTPDVYDGAPSLFTAFMSTVVKTAGFAALLRVLLVSFSASAVYAYWAQALIIVTVLTLLIGNITAVYQTSFKRMMAYSSISHAGYLLIGLVGLSKQSNGAIAFYSLAYSLATISAFGILLLVANNRPLNAANVGDQSTLAPAGENYDAFNGLARQNPLLGFVMAVSMLSLAGIPLTAGFWGKFMVFSTAASRGATWLLVVAVLMSAVGIYYYFRVVIAMYFREGQVGTIRVAPFYRIVLIAATVLTIVLGIMPGLFQRLI, from the coding sequence ATGCTCCCCATCGTTGTACTTTCCGTTTCAGGTATTGCCCTGCTGTTTTTGGGCTTTATGAAATCGCGGGCCCTCTTAATCCCGGCGACGCTGGCCTTTCTGGTGCTGGCTGCGGTGACTAATTTCTACGACTGGAACAAGACCTATACCTATTTCAATGGTATGCTGGTCATCAACAACCTGGCGATGATCTTCACCGGCATTGTGTTGTTGTCGGCGTTTATGGTCGTGGCCTTGTCGGGAAGCCTCATCGACGACGAAGATGCCCAACCCGCCGAATACTACGCCATTCTGCTCTTTTCGCTGGTGGGTGCCATCATGATGACGGGTTTCGAAAACCTCATCATGCTCTTCGTGGGTATCGAGATCCTGTCGGTAGCGATGTACATCCTGACGGGTAGCGACAAGCGGAACCTGCGGTCAAACGAAGCCGCCCTCAAATACTTCCTGATGGGTGCTTTTGCGACGGGTATTCTGCTGTTCGGGATGGCGCTGCTCTATGGAGCTACAGGTACGTTCACCATCACGGGTATCGGCGCCACGGCCAGCACGATTCTTAAAAACCAATCGTCGCCGCTGCTGCTCTACACGGGCATGTTCATGCTGCTGATCGGGATGTTGTTCAAAGTATCGGCGGCACCGTTCCACTTCTGGACCCCCGACGTGTATGATGGCGCGCCCAGCCTGTTTACAGCCTTTATGTCGACGGTGGTGAAAACGGCGGGTTTTGCCGCGCTGTTACGCGTTTTGCTGGTTAGCTTCAGCGCCAGTGCGGTCTATGCCTACTGGGCGCAGGCGCTGATCATCGTGACGGTGCTTACCCTGCTGATCGGCAACATCACGGCCGTTTACCAAACCAGTTTCAAGCGTATGATGGCCTATTCGAGCATTTCGCACGCTGGTTATCTGCTGATCGGGCTGGTAGGGCTGTCCAAACAGTCGAACGGGGCCATTGCCTTTTACTCCCTCGCTTATTCGCTGGCGACCATCTCGGCATTCGGCATTCTGTTATTGGTGGCGAACAACCGGCCCCTGAACGCCGCCAACGTTGGCGACCAGTCAACGCTGGCACCCGCCGGTGAAAACTACGATGCTTTCAACGGACTGGCTCGCCAGAACCCCCTCCTGGGTTTTGTCATGGCCGTGTCTATGCTTTCGCTGGCGGGTATTCCGCTGACGGCTGGCTTCTGGGGTAAGTTTATGGTCTTCTCGACGGCCGCAAGCCGCGGCGCGACCTGGCTGCTGGTTGTGGCGGTACTGATGTCGGCGGTGGGTATCTACTACTACTTCCGGGTGGTTATTGCCATGTATTTTCGCGAAGGTCAGGTTGGCACTATCCGCGTGGCACCGTTTTACCGCATCGTTCTGATTGCGGCTACCGTATTAACGATTGTGTTGGGCATCATGCCGGGGCTTTTCCAGCGGCTTATTTAA
- a CDS encoding M13 family metallopeptidase has translation MMRTFLRQTRSLYKITFLMITLKQTLISAAWLMAVIACRQKDKDETPARTSFFDKSGMDTTVAPGNDFFTYANGNWVKKTQIPGDQTGWGSFYQLYEENERKTKTILEEAAKANAAAGSIEQQVGDFYASGMDTAAIDKRGYDPVKAELAKINALTDYKQVLTYLATNDANRGGKFIGFYVGADDRQSSINRINFLQAGLSLPEKDYYTRSDEATKKIRAAFVAYVAKLFTLTGVDSVQAKQKGQAILAFETNLAKSHKSPTDLRDPVANYNKFAVADLTKRMPTLNWRSLLDNMSLTKVDTVLVAQPGYYQALDKLLPTVPIALLKDQLAFDCLDRNATLLSKPFEQAHFEFNSKTLYGQPQMPERWKRIGRRIDGAMGEALGQLWVKKYFPAEAKERMLTLVDNLQKVYRERIEKLDWMAPETKKVALVKLDRFLKKIGYPDKWKDYSDIKVGRDDYYGNVQRANQHRYREDFAKINQPVDRMEWGMTPPTVNAYANPTNNEVVFPAGILQFPFFDKDADDAINYGGIGMVIGHEMTHLFDDQGRQYDANGNLRDWWTKQDAERFKTKAEVVVNQYNGYTVLDNLHLNGRLTLGENLADLGGINLAYQAFKLTEQGKSTDKIDGFTPDQRFFLGFAQVWRIKVRDETERARVTTDPHSPAKFRVNGPLANFEPFYRAFNVKPGEKLYKPETAQARIW, from the coding sequence ATGATGCGTACATTTCTGCGGCAAACCCGATCGCTTTACAAAATCACCTTTCTGATGATCACCCTCAAACAAACGCTCATTAGCGCCGCCTGGCTCATGGCGGTTATAGCTTGTCGGCAAAAAGACAAAGACGAAACCCCCGCCCGCACGTCCTTTTTCGACAAGTCGGGCATGGATACGACCGTGGCACCCGGTAATGATTTTTTCACTTACGCCAACGGTAATTGGGTGAAGAAGACCCAGATTCCTGGCGATCAGACCGGCTGGGGATCGTTTTATCAGCTCTACGAAGAAAACGAGCGAAAAACAAAGACTATTCTGGAAGAAGCGGCTAAAGCCAACGCGGCGGCGGGCAGCATCGAGCAGCAGGTGGGTGATTTTTATGCCAGCGGTATGGATACGGCCGCCATTGACAAGCGCGGTTACGACCCCGTGAAGGCAGAGCTGGCGAAAATCAACGCGCTGACCGATTACAAGCAGGTGCTAACGTACCTGGCTACCAACGATGCCAACCGGGGCGGGAAGTTTATCGGTTTCTATGTCGGAGCCGATGACCGGCAAAGTAGCATCAACCGGATTAACTTTTTGCAGGCGGGCCTCTCGTTGCCCGAGAAAGACTACTACACCCGCTCCGACGAGGCTACCAAAAAGATTCGGGCTGCTTTCGTGGCGTACGTGGCCAAGCTGTTCACGCTGACGGGCGTCGACTCGGTGCAGGCGAAACAGAAAGGCCAGGCTATCCTGGCTTTTGAAACCAACCTGGCCAAATCGCACAAATCCCCAACCGACCTGCGCGACCCCGTTGCCAACTACAATAAGTTTGCCGTCGCTGACTTGACCAAGCGCATGCCCACGTTGAACTGGCGCTCCTTGCTCGACAACATGAGCCTGACCAAGGTAGATACCGTCTTAGTGGCGCAACCGGGTTACTATCAGGCCCTGGATAAGCTGTTGCCCACAGTACCCATTGCCCTGTTAAAAGATCAGCTTGCGTTCGACTGTCTGGACCGGAACGCTACCCTGCTCAGCAAACCATTTGAGCAGGCCCATTTTGAGTTCAATAGCAAAACGCTCTACGGCCAACCCCAGATGCCCGAACGCTGGAAGCGTATCGGTCGGCGTATTGATGGGGCAATGGGTGAAGCTCTGGGCCAGTTGTGGGTTAAGAAATACTTTCCGGCGGAGGCCAAAGAACGCATGTTGACGCTGGTCGATAACCTGCAAAAGGTCTACCGGGAACGCATCGAAAAGCTGGACTGGATGGCGCCCGAAACCAAAAAAGTGGCGCTGGTGAAGCTGGACCGGTTCCTGAAGAAAATTGGCTACCCCGACAAGTGGAAAGACTATTCCGACATCAAGGTTGGGCGTGACGATTACTACGGGAACGTGCAGCGCGCGAATCAGCACCGGTACCGCGAGGACTTTGCCAAAATTAACCAGCCGGTTGACCGGATGGAATGGGGTATGACGCCCCCCACGGTGAACGCCTATGCCAATCCGACCAACAACGAGGTTGTCTTCCCGGCGGGTATTCTTCAGTTCCCGTTCTTCGACAAAGACGCTGACGATGCGATAAATTACGGCGGCATCGGGATGGTGATCGGGCACGAAATGACGCACCTGTTCGACGATCAGGGCCGTCAGTACGACGCCAACGGTAACCTGCGCGACTGGTGGACCAAGCAGGACGCCGAGCGATTCAAAACCAAAGCGGAGGTGGTCGTGAACCAGTACAACGGCTACACTGTGCTCGACAACCTGCACCTGAATGGACGCCTGACGCTGGGTGAAAACCTCGCCGATCTGGGCGGTATCAACCTGGCCTATCAGGCCTTCAAGTTGACTGAACAGGGAAAGAGCACCGATAAGATCGACGGGTTTACTCCCGACCAGCGCTTTTTCCTGGGGTTTGCTCAGGTCTGGCGCATCAAGGTGCGTGACGAGACCGAGCGCGCCCGGGTGACTACGGACCCCCACTCGCCAGCAAAATTCCGGGTGAATGGGCCTCTGGCCAATTTTGAGCCGTTTTATCGGGCTTTCAACGTGAAGCCCGGCGAAAAACTGTACAAACCAGAAACGGCTCAGGCGCGAATCTGGTAA
- a CDS encoding GtrA family protein has product MITVETSPVQTEKYKAQREFLSFFLTALLGASINFFSQVFYRDYFSFNTSVLLGYLTATVLTFIPTKLYAFSAKNSGNSSREMIKFLVIAAVAWVVQVGVAAATLKWIANPFLTDQLTEFWREKFSHVVGMGFSFLANFFGHKLLTFRSTGMYDRIRSRTNRQNEDVY; this is encoded by the coding sequence GTGATCACTGTAGAAACAAGTCCTGTGCAGACCGAAAAATACAAAGCGCAGCGGGAATTTCTCTCGTTCTTCCTAACGGCTCTGCTGGGTGCTTCCATAAACTTCTTTAGTCAGGTATTTTACAGGGACTATTTCAGCTTCAACACGAGCGTGCTGTTGGGCTACCTGACAGCCACTGTCCTTACCTTTATTCCGACGAAACTCTACGCATTTTCCGCGAAGAACTCCGGCAACTCCAGCCGCGAGATGATCAAGTTTCTCGTTATTGCCGCCGTGGCCTGGGTCGTGCAGGTGGGCGTTGCTGCCGCCACCCTCAAATGGATCGCCAACCCTTTCCTCACTGATCAACTCACTGAGTTCTGGCGGGAGAAATTCTCGCACGTAGTCGGGATGGGCTTCAGTTTCCTGGCTAACTTCTTCGGCCATAAATTGCTCACGTTCCGGAGCACGGGCATGTACGATCGGATCCGGTCACGCACGAATCGGCAAAACGAAGATGTATACTAG
- a CDS encoding PG1828 family lipoprotein, with translation MKKVIALLFVGSTLAFAACESKPKTEETTVDSTAATLDSSATVVDSAATATVDSAAASMSAVAPADSAK, from the coding sequence ATGAAAAAAGTTATCGCCCTCCTCTTTGTAGGTAGCACGTTGGCCTTCGCTGCTTGCGAAAGCAAACCCAAAACGGAAGAAACCACTGTCGATTCAACTGCCGCAACCCTGGACTCATCAGCTACTGTAGTTGATTCAGCTGCCACGGCCACCGTTGATTCAGCTGCTGCTTCTATGTCAGCCGTTGCTCCTGCCGACAGCGCGAAATAA